A section of the Chryseobacterium scophthalmum genome encodes:
- a CDS encoding bifunctional helix-turn-helix transcriptional regulator/GNAT family N-acetyltransferase — protein sequence MEIFNRTGKMALGSRLRLLTSKVTEDAAQIYELYNIEGFSPKWFPVFFVLSETEEMTITEIAKEIGHSQPSVTKIIKEMTKAGLVNDKLTSNDKRRNVVGLTNEGISLAKKMIEEQCADIDVAIDEIISEATNNLWEALAEWEFLLEQKSLLKRVKDQKKLRESKDIKIVEYEPKYQSAFKALNEEWISTFFEMEEADYKALDNPKEYILDKGGKIFVALYKNEPLGVCALIKMNDQNYDFEMAKMAVSPKAQGKNLGWLLGQAIINSAKQLGASKIYLESNTILKPAINLYHKMGFEKIVGHQTPYKRCNIQMELNLKK from the coding sequence ATGGAAATATTCAACCGTACAGGAAAAATGGCTTTAGGAAGCAGATTAAGATTGCTGACAAGTAAAGTTACTGAAGATGCAGCTCAGATTTATGAGCTGTATAATATTGAAGGGTTTTCTCCAAAATGGTTCCCTGTTTTTTTTGTTCTCTCTGAGACGGAAGAAATGACCATTACCGAAATCGCTAAAGAAATCGGGCATTCGCAACCTTCTGTTACGAAAATTATCAAAGAAATGACCAAGGCAGGTTTGGTTAATGACAAACTTACCTCCAATGACAAGCGAAGAAACGTTGTTGGTCTTACGAACGAAGGAATTTCTTTAGCCAAGAAAATGATTGAAGAACAATGCGCCGATATTGATGTGGCGATTGACGAAATCATCAGCGAAGCGACTAACAATCTTTGGGAAGCATTGGCAGAATGGGAATTTTTACTGGAACAAAAATCTTTATTGAAAAGAGTGAAAGATCAAAAAAAGCTGCGTGAAAGTAAGGATATAAAAATTGTAGAATACGAACCAAAATATCAATCGGCTTTTAAAGCTTTGAACGAAGAATGGATCTCTACCTTTTTTGAAATGGAAGAAGCCGATTATAAAGCATTAGACAATCCCAAAGAATATATTCTGGATAAAGGCGGAAAGATATTTGTCGCTCTTTATAAGAACGAACCTTTAGGAGTTTGCGCTTTAATAAAAATGAATGACCAAAATTATGATTTTGAAATGGCAAAAATGGCTGTTTCGCCAAAAGCTCAGGGTAAAAATCTGGGTTGGCTTTTGGGACAGGCGATTATAAATTCAGCGAAACAATTGGGAGCATCAAAAATATATTTAGAAAGCAACACTATTCTGAAACCTGCTATTAATTTATATCATAAAATGGGTTTTGAAAAGATTGTAGGTCATCAAACGCCTTACAAGCGCTGCAATATTCAAATGGAATTAAATTTAAAAAAATAA
- a CDS encoding DUF4272 domain-containing protein: MTEEQKIKVREFNNQIIANKNYRFISWLPVLEDPNMRSLDEIKGRMSVMNALINISFEAPITFIRKWIEKHDLTSHLSNWENEILLKDNDELSDHEINSLRWYLEGLWALMWATKTVPNLDETEWCGENMATFLPNLEENESNEKISQLKELRTDDEVYNMLDLYYRFHWYCVDERIKGVEAKINEGIVYERRKALEWLINKDSDWDDIEMGT; encoded by the coding sequence ATGACAGAGGAACAAAAGATCAAAGTAAGAGAATTTAATAATCAAATCATAGCCAATAAAAATTACAGATTCATTTCGTGGCTTCCCGTTTTGGAAGATCCTAATATGAGAAGTTTAGACGAAATAAAAGGTAGAATGTCTGTAATGAATGCTTTAATTAATATTTCGTTTGAAGCACCCATTACTTTCATCAGAAAATGGATTGAAAAGCATGATCTGACTTCACATCTTTCTAATTGGGAAAACGAGATTCTGCTTAAAGATAATGATGAATTAAGTGATCACGAGATCAATTCTCTACGTTGGTATCTTGAAGGACTTTGGGCATTAATGTGGGCAACGAAAACAGTTCCAAATCTTGATGAAACCGAGTGGTGTGGCGAGAATATGGCAACATTTTTACCCAATCTTGAAGAAAATGAAAGTAATGAAAAAATCAGCCAGTTAAAAGAACTGAGAACTGATGATGAAGTTTACAATATGCTTGATTTATATTACCGTTTTCATTGGTATTGTGTTGATGAGAGAATTAAAGGAGTTGAAGCCAAAATCAACGAAGGTATCGTCTACGAAAGAAGAAAAGCTTTGGAATGGCTCATCAATAAAGATTCTGATTGGGATGATATAGAAATGGGAACTTAA
- a CDS encoding AsmA-like C-terminal region-containing protein, with translation MKILKWIGISIASILFFMFIIPILFPGKVSEQVKLFANKHLAGELDYKKTHLTFFRHFPSLTVSVDDFLLKGSKPFQNDTLLAAKEVAVGINLKNLIFDGEVKIDEIYVTDAYANVFVNTKGEANYNVYVSKPSEKPKDTISTGASIKLDLIKLRNWNVKYNDHAARVLVDAKGLNYTGKGGLSEDIFDLETDLDIDKLDFSLNRIYYAKQKTLHADLITRINTNALTFVLRKNELRINDLPLKFTGFVSILKDGYNLDINAASEKTTIRDMISVLPPQYLDWAKDTKIEGKSDLFFSLKGRFSEPQNQKPRLKARLMLKDGFVSNGKAPVPMNNFNMDLNVDLPDLDTEKLGVDLKNLNFDLGPNNNFKAVVKTKGLDEMQINADVKGAVNLQTLTQALGLKDIDARGLMDTNIKANGIFSLDKKLFPKTNGYLNLKNGWLKTKYYPNPIQNINIVANIINTDGTFKSLGVKLDPFKFDFEGNPVFVNADLQNFEDVLYKVRAKGTLNVGRIYKVFAKKGLDVSGLIMADLSLNGRQSYATTGQYSRLDNRGNLILKNIKATTAYLPKSFYIKEGNFEFENEKMWFRKFFANYGKSDFALNGYLLNTINYFIERKGTLHGKFKLKSRYILIDEFMALKDGDNSKKSIEVDYAKVENPKSSGVVIIPKNLDVSLEADAKNVEFKGLNLNNLFGLASVNKGEVFLKNTSFDVVGSRMKIDARYQDESPLTANYDIALNVLDFDVQRAYNEIDMVREMATAAKNVKGIVSLDYKLKGDFDKNMTPIYPSLEGGGVVNLRDVEVKNLKMLSAVGDNIGAKAFNNPDMKGVNIETHIKNNLIHVDKFTFKVSILRPTISGTTSFNGLLDLRVRVGILPGGLIGFPIVVTGTHEKPQVKIFSKKGQGIVDALYNEKSNKVIREERRAEKKTKRQQRKEKEAQEQKAKNAEKQVSKDLKEK, from the coding sequence TTGAAAATTCTGAAATGGATAGGAATTTCCATTGCCTCCATTCTTTTTTTTATGTTCATCATTCCGATTTTATTCCCGGGAAAAGTTTCTGAGCAGGTAAAATTATTTGCCAATAAGCATCTTGCGGGAGAACTTGATTACAAAAAAACGCATCTAACTTTTTTTAGGCATTTTCCTTCATTGACGGTTTCAGTCGATGATTTTTTATTGAAAGGTTCAAAGCCTTTTCAGAATGATACTTTGCTTGCTGCAAAAGAAGTGGCGGTCGGGATTAATCTTAAAAACTTAATCTTTGACGGAGAAGTGAAAATTGATGAAATCTATGTTACGGATGCTTATGCGAATGTTTTCGTTAACACAAAAGGTGAAGCAAACTATAATGTATATGTTTCAAAACCTTCAGAAAAACCAAAAGACACTATAAGTACTGGAGCTTCAATAAAGCTTGATCTAATTAAATTAAGAAACTGGAATGTCAAATATAATGATCACGCTGCAAGAGTTTTAGTTGATGCAAAAGGACTGAATTATACCGGGAAGGGTGGATTAAGTGAAGATATTTTTGACCTTGAAACAGATTTAGATATTGATAAATTAGATTTCAGTTTAAACAGAATTTATTACGCCAAACAAAAAACTTTACACGCAGATCTCATTACCAGAATCAATACCAATGCATTGACTTTTGTGTTGAGAAAAAATGAGTTGAGAATTAATGATTTACCTTTAAAATTCACAGGTTTTGTCAGTATTCTAAAGGATGGTTACAATCTCGATATTAATGCTGCATCTGAGAAAACCACTATTCGGGATATGATCTCTGTACTTCCGCCACAGTATTTAGATTGGGCAAAAGACACCAAAATTGAAGGGAAAAGTGATTTGTTTTTCAGTCTGAAAGGCAGATTCAGCGAGCCGCAAAATCAAAAACCAAGATTAAAAGCACGATTAATGCTAAAAGATGGTTTTGTTTCCAATGGAAAAGCTCCTGTTCCGATGAACAATTTTAATATGGATCTTAATGTAGATTTACCCGATTTAGATACTGAAAAATTGGGAGTTGATTTGAAAAATCTAAACTTCGATCTCGGTCCGAATAATAATTTTAAAGCGGTTGTAAAAACAAAAGGTTTAGACGAAATGCAGATTAATGCAGATGTAAAAGGCGCCGTCAATTTACAGACTTTGACTCAGGCTTTAGGTTTAAAAGATATCGATGCGAGAGGTTTGATGGACACGAATATTAAAGCCAACGGAATTTTTAGTTTAGATAAAAAATTATTCCCGAAAACCAACGGTTATCTCAATCTTAAAAATGGATGGCTGAAAACAAAATATTATCCAAATCCGATTCAGAATATCAATATTGTTGCAAATATTATCAATACCGACGGAACTTTTAAAAGTTTAGGGGTGAAGCTCGATCCTTTTAAATTTGATTTTGAAGGAAATCCGGTATTCGTAAATGCTGATTTGCAGAATTTTGAAGATGTTCTGTATAAAGTTCGTGCAAAAGGGACTTTGAATGTAGGACGAATTTATAAAGTTTTTGCCAAAAAAGGTTTAGATGTAAGCGGATTAATTATGGCAGATTTGTCTTTGAACGGACGACAGAGTTATGCAACAACCGGTCAGTACAGCAGATTAGACAATCGGGGAAATTTAATTTTAAAAAATATAAAAGCCACGACAGCATATCTTCCGAAATCATTTTATATTAAAGAAGGGAACTTCGAGTTTGAGAATGAAAAAATGTGGTTCAGGAAATTTTTCGCCAATTATGGAAAATCTGATTTTGCTTTAAACGGCTATCTTTTAAACACAATCAATTATTTTATCGAAAGAAAAGGTACGCTTCACGGGAAGTTTAAATTAAAATCACGGTACATTCTCATTGATGAATTTATGGCACTGAAAGATGGTGATAATTCAAAAAAATCGATAGAAGTTGATTATGCAAAAGTTGAAAACCCAAAGAGCAGTGGTGTTGTGATTATTCCAAAAAACCTAGATGTTTCGTTGGAAGCAGATGCGAAAAATGTTGAGTTTAAAGGATTAAATCTTAATAATCTTTTCGGTTTGGCCTCGGTCAATAAAGGCGAAGTTTTTCTTAAAAACACTTCATTTGATGTTGTTGGAAGCAGAATGAAAATTGATGCCCGTTATCAGGATGAGTCTCCATTGACCGCAAATTATGATATTGCTTTGAATGTTTTGGATTTTGATGTTCAGCGAGCGTATAATGAAATTGATATGGTTCGTGAAATGGCAACTGCAGCCAAAAATGTGAAAGGAATTGTTTCTTTAGATTATAAATTAAAAGGAGATTTTGATAAAAATATGACCCCGATTTATCCGTCTTTAGAAGGTGGAGGAGTGGTGAATCTTCGTGACGTAGAAGTGAAAAATCTTAAAATGCTTTCTGCAGTTGGTGATAATATTGGTGCAAAAGCTTTCAATAACCCCGATATGAAAGGGGTAAATATTGAGACACACATCAAAAATAATCTGATTCACGTTGACAAATTTACTTTTAAAGTTTCGATTTTAAGACCTACCATCAGCGGAACAACCAGTTTTAACGGATTGCTTGATTTAAGAGTTCGCGTCGGAATTCTTCCTGGAGGATTGATCGGTTTCCCGATCGTTGTTACAGGAACTCACGAAAAACCTCAGGTAAAAATATTCAGTAAAAAAGGGCAGGGAATTGTTGATGCTTTGTACAATGAAAAATCAAATAAAGTAATTCGTGAAGAAAGACGTGCCGAGAAAAAGACAAAAAGACAGCAACGAAAAGAAAAAGAAGCTCAGGAGCAGAAAGCTAAAAATGCTGAAAAACAAGTAAGCAAAGATTTAAAAGAAAAATAA
- a CDS encoding TonB-dependent receptor: MIQKTSLKTATTIAAVCFSSIVFAQQKYSVSGTVKDKKNGELLLGVVVKVAEDPTISVAANEYGFYSLSLPKGSYTLVVSNPGFKDFQQIINVEDNMKQNLQLDQEGEERTAKIDEVIISSVKKDKNLSSAQMGTETLSIKQIDKLPVLFGEKDVMKTIQLLPGIKSSGEGSSGFSVRGGATDQNLILLDEAAVYNASHLLGFFSTFNSDALKDVSIIKGNSPAQYGGRLSSVLDVKMKDGNNKDYNVNGGIGLISSRLSVEGPIQKEKSSFIVSGRRTYADVFLKATDDFKDSKLYFYDLNLKANYQINDNNRLYLSGYFGRDVLGLGDTFSTDWGNTTATLRWNSIINSKLFSNTSFIYSNYNYNVSLSSNNNTFGLDSEIEDWNLKQDFSWFAGNKHSVKFGLQSIYHTITPSSASGTSVSSFPRNPRYSWENAVYINDDFKATEKLTINYGARLAMFSVLGGDTFNTYENGVLTDSEYLEKGKFGKTYVNIEPRITANYRINEVSSIKGGYSRNTQNLHLLSNSGSGNPTDQWIGSSYTVKPEIADQISAGYSRNFNNNNYELNAEIYYKSMQNQIDYKNGAQISFDTAADVESELLFGKGRAYGLELIAKKKSGKLTGWISYTLSKTERKINGINDNEWYDARQDKTHDLSIVATYQLNPKWSFSGLFLYSTGNAVTFPTGKYELNGQTVFQYSSRNADRMPAYHRMDLSATYEPESNKRFKGSWSFGIYNVYGRQNAYTITFEDNPNNPGTTRAMQTSLFRWVPNITYNFKF, translated from the coding sequence TTGATACAGAAAACATCATTAAAAACTGCAACTACAATCGCTGCGGTCTGCTTTAGTTCGATTGTTTTTGCCCAGCAAAAGTACTCTGTAAGCGGAACAGTAAAAGATAAAAAGAATGGCGAATTACTCCTCGGAGTTGTCGTAAAAGTTGCCGAAGATCCTACTATTTCAGTCGCAGCCAACGAATACGGATTTTATTCACTTTCGCTTCCTAAAGGTTCTTATACTTTAGTGGTTTCCAATCCTGGTTTTAAAGATTTTCAGCAAATCATTAATGTTGAAGACAATATGAAGCAAAACCTTCAACTTGATCAGGAAGGTGAAGAAAGAACCGCTAAAATTGACGAGGTTATTATTTCCAGTGTTAAAAAAGATAAAAATCTTTCATCCGCACAAATGGGAACCGAAACTTTGAGCATTAAACAAATTGATAAACTTCCCGTTTTGTTTGGTGAAAAAGATGTAATGAAAACCATTCAGCTTTTGCCAGGAATTAAAAGCAGCGGTGAAGGAAGCAGCGGATTCTCTGTGAGAGGTGGCGCAACAGATCAAAATTTGATTTTATTGGATGAAGCAGCAGTTTACAACGCTTCGCATTTGCTTGGGTTTTTCAGTACATTTAATAGTGATGCACTGAAAGATGTGAGCATCATTAAAGGAAACAGTCCGGCTCAATATGGAGGCAGACTTTCGTCTGTTTTGGATGTAAAAATGAAAGACGGAAACAACAAAGATTACAACGTCAACGGTGGAATTGGTTTAATAAGCAGTCGTTTGAGTGTAGAAGGACCGATTCAAAAGGAAAAATCTTCATTCATTGTTTCGGGAAGACGAACGTATGCGGATGTTTTTCTGAAAGCAACAGACGATTTTAAAGACAGTAAACTGTATTTTTATGATTTAAATTTAAAAGCCAATTATCAAATCAATGATAATAACCGTTTATACTTATCGGGATATTTTGGAAGAGATGTTTTAGGTTTGGGCGATACTTTTTCGACAGATTGGGGAAATACAACCGCTACTCTACGTTGGAACAGCATTATCAACAGTAAATTATTTTCCAATACTTCATTTATTTACAGCAACTACAATTATAATGTAAGCTTAAGCAGCAACAACAATACTTTCGGATTGGATTCTGAGATTGAAGACTGGAATTTGAAGCAGGATTTTTCTTGGTTTGCAGGAAATAAGCATTCTGTGAAATTTGGTTTACAGTCTATTTATCATACAATTACGCCAAGTAGCGCTTCGGGAACGAGTGTAAGCAGTTTTCCGAGAAATCCGAGATACTCTTGGGAAAATGCAGTTTATATTAATGATGATTTTAAGGCAACAGAAAAACTAACTATTAATTATGGAGCAAGATTGGCAATGTTCTCTGTTTTAGGTGGAGATACTTTTAACACTTATGAAAATGGAGTTTTAACAGATTCAGAATATTTAGAAAAAGGAAAATTCGGAAAAACATATGTGAATATTGAGCCTAGAATTACAGCAAATTACAGAATTAATGAAGTAAGCAGTATCAAAGGAGGATATTCCAGAAACACTCAAAATTTACATTTATTAAGTAACAGCGGAAGCGGAAACCCAACCGATCAGTGGATTGGAAGCAGCTATACCGTAAAACCTGAAATCGCAGACCAAATCAGTGCAGGTTACAGCCGAAATTTTAATAATAACAATTACGAGTTAAATGCTGAGATTTATTACAAATCAATGCAAAATCAAATTGATTATAAAAACGGAGCGCAAATTTCATTCGATACTGCAGCCGATGTTGAAAGTGAATTGTTATTTGGAAAAGGTAGAGCTTACGGTTTAGAATTAATCGCCAAAAAGAAAAGCGGAAAACTGACCGGATGGATTTCTTATACTTTGTCTAAAACCGAAAGAAAAATCAACGGAATCAACGATAACGAATGGTATGATGCAAGACAAGACAAAACGCATGATCTTTCTATTGTAGCAACGTATCAGCTCAATCCGAAATGGTCTTTCTCAGGATTATTTCTTTACAGCACAGGAAATGCAGTGACTTTCCCAACCGGAAAATATGAACTGAACGGACAAACCGTTTTCCAGTACAGCAGCAGAAATGCAGACAGAATGCCCGCTTATCACAGAATGGATTTGAGTGCAACGTATGAACCAGAATCCAACAAACGTTTTAAAGGTTCTTGGTCTTTCGGAATTTACAATGTCTACGGAAGACAAAATGCTTACACCATTACGTTTGAAGACAATCCGAATAATCCGGGAACAACAAGAGCGATGCAGACTTCATTGTTCCGTTGGGTTCCGAACATTACTTATAATTTCAAATTTTAA
- a CDS encoding outer membrane beta-barrel family protein, with the protein MSTPIEIYLYDNENQLIKTTITKESKFEFNDLRSNTYYLQISSGETEQKEKSFLLNRDENFTIIYQPKIKDIEAITINREKKKFRVENGNITLDITDSPLNKVATSSELLTKLPFVTLDTNGEGVSVVGKGSPLLYVDNQRVDFSTLSGISVEDIKSVEIIRNPSVKYESEGKAVIKINLKKSKRDGSKLSLSETATFQKRFSNYFNANFQQKKNKTEWKINAAFNAVQHWESNGYNYTVPSKNISSDYTIVSITNRPQTIFGASLYQELNNDGDYLTLSFNSNFRPDKGDNNTNTKYTENGVSSNILTLNHQDNKRASINSVFNYNKKLADWDANIFTGFQYTRESRNVDYEFFNNIDDLGYEFNQFRKQRYSGDVYSGRIDFEKKLNENYKLELGTSFTKAETTTDNVTNYASIKAPEFFNYLFKESNTGSYVNVNAEKNKWNFKAGIRMETTSAKGFDNILKDTTLSRNAMDWFPNAEISFQQNKDYVYTLNFRKTISRPGYGNLSSGGLYGSPYIEYEGNPNLIPTYTNTLSFTTSLKKWSLNASVYTSKNPMGYTLVYDDAKNISKFTPINFEKEIGASLGVDVPFEWKIWSSQNSLSVNYGKTEDSLAFVKRSTPYLYIYTNNTLKIAKNFSLLMDGYYITKRTEGLYDNNAVCVVNFGITKSLSDFDFTFRYNDLFKQMNYIQSMTYDKISSTGNFYGNTPTVSVAVKYNFGRLEKSSYKENKVNETSNRL; encoded by the coding sequence TTGAGTACACCAATTGAAATCTATTTATATGACAACGAAAATCAACTCATTAAAACGACCATAACAAAAGAATCTAAGTTTGAATTTAATGATTTGAGATCAAATACCTATTATCTGCAAATCTCTTCCGGCGAAACGGAACAAAAAGAAAAATCATTCTTACTGAATCGCGATGAAAATTTCACTATTATTTATCAGCCAAAAATTAAAGATATTGAAGCGATAACCATCAATCGTGAGAAGAAAAAATTCAGAGTAGAAAACGGAAATATCACATTAGATATTACAGATTCACCATTAAATAAAGTAGCTACTTCTTCAGAATTGTTAACTAAATTACCATTTGTAACACTCGATACCAATGGTGAAGGCGTTTCAGTTGTCGGTAAGGGAAGTCCTTTATTGTATGTTGATAATCAGCGGGTAGATTTTTCTACTTTGTCCGGAATTTCCGTGGAAGATATAAAATCTGTTGAAATTATCAGAAATCCGTCTGTAAAGTATGAATCTGAAGGTAAAGCAGTGATTAAAATCAATTTAAAAAAGAGCAAAAGAGACGGCTCTAAACTCTCATTATCTGAAACGGCAACCTTTCAAAAAAGATTCAGCAATTATTTTAATGCAAATTTTCAGCAGAAAAAAAATAAAACAGAATGGAAAATCAATGCTGCATTCAATGCTGTTCAACATTGGGAAAGTAACGGTTACAACTATACTGTTCCAAGCAAAAACATTTCATCAGATTATACCATCGTTTCTATTACCAATCGTCCGCAAACTATTTTTGGTGCTAGTTTGTATCAGGAATTAAATAATGACGGAGATTATCTTACTTTGTCTTTCAACAGTAATTTCCGCCCGGATAAAGGTGATAACAATACTAATACAAAGTACACCGAAAATGGAGTTTCTTCAAATATATTGACCTTAAATCATCAGGATAACAAACGAGCATCGATTAACTCGGTTTTTAATTATAATAAGAAATTGGCAGATTGGGACGCCAATATTTTTACAGGATTTCAGTACACCAGAGAAAGCCGTAATGTAGATTATGAATTTTTTAATAATATTGATGATTTGGGGTATGAATTCAATCAATTTAGAAAGCAACGATATTCCGGTGATGTTTATTCCGGAAGAATTGATTTTGAAAAAAAACTTAATGAAAATTATAAATTAGAATTGGGTACAAGCTTCACAAAAGCAGAAACTACTACTGATAATGTTACCAATTATGCTTCCATAAAAGCTCCAGAATTTTTTAATTACCTCTTTAAAGAAAGCAATACAGGATCATACGTCAATGTAAATGCTGAAAAAAACAAATGGAATTTTAAGGCAGGAATTCGTATGGAAACCACTTCTGCCAAAGGTTTTGATAATATTTTGAAAGACACTACTCTATCCCGAAATGCTATGGATTGGTTTCCGAATGCAGAAATTTCTTTTCAACAAAATAAAGATTATGTTTATACTTTAAACTTCAGAAAAACAATCTCAAGACCTGGCTACGGCAATCTCTCTTCAGGAGGATTATACGGAAGTCCGTACATAGAATATGAAGGAAATCCGAATTTAATACCGACTTATACCAATACTCTATCTTTTACTACAAGTTTAAAAAAATGGTCGCTTAATGCATCGGTTTACACCAGTAAAAATCCGATGGGTTATACTTTGGTTTATGACGATGCAAAAAATATTTCAAAATTTACACCGATCAATTTTGAAAAAGAAATTGGAGCAAGTCTCGGTGTAGATGTTCCTTTTGAATGGAAAATTTGGTCTTCACAGAACAGTTTGTCTGTCAATTATGGTAAGACAGAAGACAGTTTAGCCTTCGTTAAAAGATCGACTCCATATCTTTATATTTATACCAATAATACGTTGAAAATCGCTAAAAACTTTTCGTTGTTGATGGATGGATATTACATCACCAAACGTACAGAAGGTTTATATGACAATAATGCCGTTTGTGTTGTTAATTTCGGAATCACCAAGTCTCTGTCTGATTTTGATTTTACATTTAGATATAATGATCTTTTTAAGCAGATGAATTATATTCAAAGCATGACCTATGATAAAATTAGTTCTACGGGAAATTTCTATGGAAATACACCTACAGTTTCGGTTGCTGTAAAATATAATTTTGGAAGGCTTGAAAAATCAAGTTATAAAGAAAATAAAGTTAATGAAACTTCAAACAGATTATAA
- a CDS encoding DUF4249 domain-containing protein, whose amino-acid sequence MKNIFLIILSLFLVTSCEKEIDLDLEDQSGSIVIEGNVTDQTGPYYVKITKSVAFTQANQYPAIENAQVVLSDNTGQTETLLYVGNGRYRTSSFVGQSGRTYTLKIQAEGKEYTSTSTMPEAVSFDDLEQDSFTVGGETSYTILPVFTDPVALGNRYLFSYTVNNMPKQYFSEFSDNVNNGMPNQRPLLLPNDDGEDPDDVKVVVGDTIHVEMQCIDNNVYTFYSALLQLSGGGAGGGITPSNPPSNISNGALGYFSAHTVRKKSIVIQ is encoded by the coding sequence ATGAAAAATATATTTTTAATCATATTATCACTCTTTTTGGTTACCTCTTGTGAAAAAGAAATTGATCTCGATCTGGAGGACCAAAGCGGAAGCATTGTTATTGAAGGAAATGTAACTGATCAGACTGGTCCATATTACGTGAAAATTACAAAATCTGTTGCTTTTACTCAGGCCAATCAATATCCGGCAATAGAAAATGCACAGGTTGTTTTAAGTGATAATACAGGGCAAACCGAAACTTTATTATACGTAGGAAACGGAAGATACAGAACATCCTCTTTTGTAGGACAATCTGGAAGAACCTATACTTTGAAAATTCAGGCTGAAGGAAAAGAATACACTTCAACAAGCACAATGCCCGAAGCTGTTTCTTTTGATGATTTAGAGCAGGATTCTTTTACTGTGGGTGGAGAAACCAGTTATACGATTTTACCTGTATTTACTGATCCTGTCGCTTTAGGTAACCGTTATTTGTTCAGCTATACCGTAAATAATATGCCTAAGCAATATTTTTCGGAGTTTTCTGATAATGTTAACAACGGAATGCCTAATCAAAGACCTTTGCTCCTTCCAAACGATGATGGTGAAGACCCTGATGATGTAAAAGTGGTTGTAGGCGATACCATTCATGTAGAAATGCAGTGTATTGACAATAATGTTTACACTTTTTATTCGGCATTGCTTCAACTTTCCGGAGGTGGCGCAGGTGGCGGAATTACACCAAGTAATCCGCCAAGTAACATCAGCAATGGTGCTTTAGGATATTTTTCAGCACATACCGTGAGGAAAAAAAGTATTGTGATTCAATAA